Within the Onychostoma macrolepis isolate SWU-2019 chromosome 14, ASM1243209v1, whole genome shotgun sequence genome, the region GACTAATTTTGTCATCTAATAAGACTCTTGATGCAAACACGGTGATGTCATGTTTGCGTTTCTTCACTGTGCTCACTTGGAGACGCGTGTCAACACAAGGTTAACGCTTCAAATTGCTCATTGTGGGAATCTAAACATAGGCCTGCTATGAGGGAGAATGTGTTCTCGTCTTATCATACTAAgtctcatttatttttattctgtttggTTTCAGGGCATAATTGGCAACGCTAATAAAGCCAAGAATAAACAGGACaccaaataacatttttgtgatGATTAGCATATATTTTGGTCAGGCAAAACAGACACTCTGTCTAAACAAGGAAGAGTtgtgtaatatttgtttttgctcTGTTTCACTGGTCATTGTCTTGGTAGAGGGAAAATGCTGTCAATATTTAGACCCATGTATACGTCTTCTGTCACCGCCACCACCCGCACCCAATTAATCTGTTTATGTGCAAGAGGAGACCGTATACATTTGCTAAAATTGCGATTTGCTCTCTGCGGATGCGTGGCATTTCACGTCGTATAATGAGAGTGCATATACATGTTTAAAAATTCGACCAGGCTGTGTTTTATGCCTGCGGGGTTTCTGcacctctttttctctctttaaatTTAGTGTGGCCAATGACACACCAGATGAGCTGCTGTGTCTGTGCACTTTTCACAACCTGTTTCACAATCTGTCTGCTTCAccaacacacacccacacacttACACACTACTCATCGTTGAGCTTTGCAGATactcatttttgcattttctacTTGAACATCACATTGTTTTATCTTTGCCAAATGCGTAGGAACAATCAAAAAATTATGTTTACGTCATTAAACTCTAGTTCATTATGCATTCCTGACACTCATTCATTTGTACTGTTCACTGAAGGCTGCAAAGTTTTatctttttaatgttagtttagatgatatattttcttcatttattgtattgtaatttCATATGTAGAATTTACAGTGCACAGGTTGCAAACAAGCAGGGAAAATGCTCATTTTTAATCTAGCGCtcataaaatgttcaaattacattgtttattgaaatattgtctaaatttacAAATGAACACATTATAAATGGCACTCCTTTGATTAAATCTGTTATTACCTATGTCCTCGTTTGGTTTTCTGAATCACCCTATTATGCAAACCTGCCCTCTAGAGGTCAAACATTGACATGCACATCCTACAATTTGAAGTAAGTTCCAACCAGATGCAGTGCAAAAGTTGCTATGACTTCAACACTATAATGCATCAACTTACAAACAGCCATCTCAATTTCAAATGTGACTGTGAAACTGCATATTTACATAAACAATgaaacaaacacatgcacacttagtcacactgcaggacgtTTATGAAACTGTCTCCACATGCATCATGTGTGAGTGCTTGTTTTCGCTGATGCACACAGGCAGACACCACTGTGACTTGACTGCAGTGAGATTTTTCACACAATGCTGAGTATGCTGAGCCAAAAAAAACATCACCAAACAAGAGAGAAGAGTAATCACACTGACAGTGCTTCGAAAGTCAACAGGAATTGTTGTTTGCGTCCCATTTAACTAATTTTGACATATATTTCCAGTTTAAACATGTTATTcaatgagaaatatttgattgcGGTGCTTGATTTTGTCCATCAGCTGGTTGTCCCCACAATAGAGACGGGTTGATTAAGAGGAGGGGTTAAATGTACAAGATGTCAGCCAAGAAGTAAAGTTGTTTCAAAGAATTCTAGGAAATTGTTTCATGAGTCGTAACACaagttattatattttgaagagtATGAAGACCACCAAGTTCCACAGAAAGTTAAAAAAGGTTGAATAAAATCAAGGCCTTTATGAAGATCTGAAAATAATAACTGACAAACGTTAGCAACAGGTAAGAGTGGCAACAGAAAGAGTACAACATCAAGGTCGCAAGTTACGGTACAGGTCTTTTACAAACAAGAAGTTGCACGTTTTATTGTCATCTGGCTCTTGTTTAGCCTCAAATGCAGTCAGCTTCTCTTTTAGAGGTGGGCTCACATACATAAACAGATTCTGAATTTGAGTGTTGATGTCAGGACAAAAATGATATTATTCAACTATGATTTGTTTTGAGTCTTGTGCAGAGGTTGTATTAAGGTGAATGTCTAAAAAGgcagtaaatgtgttttattaaccTCTGaggcatcatttactcatctttTCCACCTATGTAGTAATCTACATAATTGTATCTGTAATGTCTGCACCAGAGGATTGTGCCCTCcaactatttatatttatggGTGCAGTTTGGAAATCACTATAATTCTGATTTGTCTTGTgtctgtaaatgtgtttgtgcTGTACAAATgatcccagacagcaacatagtttggcccagatccagcccacatctggcccatgtgAAATCCAtgtgggccagatgtgggccggatctgggccgacactgcttacTGTCTGGGATAAATGTAGATGTATATTCtttgaaagttaaaaaaataataaagctaaactttatttttatatgttcaaGGCTGAATCCGATAAGCAAATGGTTTTTTTCTGTAGACATAATGAACAAAATCTTTCAAACgcctaaataataatttatgctGCTGTCCACTTTGAAACGAAGACCATATTAAGTTAATTGTGTAATTTATGGTCTTTGTTCTCTAAGTCATACTCTATGAatgtttataattaaattagcaTTTAATGAATATGTATTTAACAATTACTTTTGAACAACTCTTTCAAATAGGTATAATACTGTATACTACTATTAATGAGCATAGATGTTTTGAAAAAGATTTCGGAAAGAGCTTTAGGAAAACTGCAAAACCACACAGAAATTGTAATGGTGAGAAAGTCCAAATCTTCAAAAGCACTGAACTGactgagaaagaaaaacagcaggACACCCGTAGGGCTGTGAATTCATGTGCAAACAATAAAGAATCAATCCATGCACATACAAACCCACAAGCAAGAACTGAGGCAGTGTTCATTTGTATGTGCATGGCTACACCGATCAGCTAGTTTTTTATGTGCAATACAAACAAATTCATATCAAGTCCATTGAGTGGTGTCTCCTGTTGTTTTAGATTAATCCATGTTGTGCATATAATGTTACAAGACACTAACCGGTATTGGTAAATGGGATTAAGTAcctaagacttttttttttttttttttttcgcttaAGTCGCTAACTGGATATTATTTGCGACTTTATACAATGCCAAAACATGTTATTTCACATActaactttttgtttttctgtttctttcagaGCCATGACAGTATGGTGGACTGTTTGAGTCGAGTCATGCTGCACACAGCCGTGTCTTGCTGGCAGCCTTTGCTGGGGCTGGCCCTGGTGGCCGTGTTCGTGGGCTCCACTCTGGCTTGCCCTGCCCGCTGCGAGTGCTCCGCCCAGAGCCGCTCTGTTATCTGCCACCGCAAGCGCTACAACACCATCCCTGATGGAGTCCCAACTGAGACACGAATCCTTGATCTCAGCAAGAATCGCATTCCGGCCGTCAACCCTGATGACTTTTCTGTCTATCCACACATAGAAGAACTGGACCTGAGTGGGAACATCATTGCCTACGTTGAGCCTGGAGCCTTCAACTCTCTCTACAGCCTCCACACACTGAGCTTAAAGAGCAACCGTATCAAACTCCTCTCTCTAGGCGTCTTCTCCGGCCTCTCCAACCTGACGAACCTGGATATCAGTGACAACAAAGTTGTCATTCTGGTGGACTATATGTTCCAGGACCTGCGCAACCTCAGGTCATTAGAAGTTGGAGACAATGAGCTGGTTTACATTTCTCACCGAGCCTTCAGTGGACTATTGTCATTGGAGAGTCTGACGTTGGAGCGCTGTAACTTGACGGTGGTGCCCACAGATGCCCTGTCCCACCTGCACAACCTGGTGAGCCTACATATGCGCTACCTCAGTATCAGCTCTCTACACCCCTACTCCTTCAAGAAGCTGTTCCACCTTCGTCACCTAGAGATCGACAATTGGCCATCGTTAGATTTGGTCCCTGCTAATTCTCTGCATGGCCTCAACCTCACCACACTCTCTATTACCAACACCAATCTGTCCTCTTTCCCTTACCAGGCTCTTCGCCACCTGCCTTACCTCACACACCTTAATCTCTCCTACAGTCGTATCCGGACAGTGGAGGGTGGCCTGCTTCAGGACCTGGTGCGACTGCGTGAGCTGAGGCTGGCTGGGTCTCAACTGGTGTCCATCGAACCCTACGCTTTCCAAGGCATCCGCTGGCTCCATTCGCTAAATGTTTCCCACAACCGCCTTGATACCCTGGAGAGGGGTGTATTCCATGCTCCCGAGGCCCTAGAGGTGCTGTTGATCAACAACAATCCTCTGGTGTGCGACTGCCGACTTATGTGGTTGCTGCAAAGGCGCCATTCCATTTCTTTTGGTGACACCCAGCCCGAGTGCAGCACTCCGGAAGGAATCCATGGACGCCCCTTCAAGGAGTTCAAAGAGACCCTTCTATCCTACTACGTGACCTGCACCAAGCCGAAGATCAGAGAAAATCGGACTCAGATGGTGTCCGTGGAGGAGGGACAGTCTGCCCGTTTACACTGCAGTGCAGAGGGGACCCCACGACCCACTATTTCCTGGGTGACCCCACGCCGGAGACACCTGACCAACAGGAGCCATGGCAGGGTGACAGTCCAAAACAACGGCTCGTTGGATATCAAGGCGGCGGAGGTTCAGGATGAcggtgtgtatatgtgtgtggcCTCTAACACAGCAGGCAATGACACTCTTATGGTATCACTGGCAGTGAAAAGTCTGGGCTCGCTGTATGCCAACAGGACCCAGCATTACACGGATACAAGCAATGCCACTGCCAATGGTACCAACCTCCCCAATGTGACCTTTGGCCTGGACCTAAAGACTATCTTAGTTTCTACAGCCATGGGCTGTTTCACATTCCTAGGAGTGGTTCTCTTCTGCTTCTTGCTCCTGTTTGTATGGAGTCGGGGAAAAggcaaacataaaaacaacattgaTATTGAGTACGTGCCACGCTCAAAGTCCAATGGGACCTCCGCTGAGGAGGCAGACCAGGGTGCTGGGCCACGTCGCTTTAACATGAAAATGATTTAACACATTGAAAGTAATACCAGTGGGAATTTACACTGATCTATGTTTCACAAATGGTACCTGGAACAGGACTCCTTCAGACCAATACCAGGAAAATCAACAGTCCCTAAGATTCAGTCCAGGTTTTGGTTAGGCTTGGACTTCACTGGATGCGCAAGGGGAATAATATGTGTCAATAATGAACCACTTTCAATTTGTATGAAATCCTCTTGGTAGGGATGTTCACCAACACTCCAACACAAATTGTGTACAGAACCGATTTGTAAAATTCAAGTATTACTCTTATTTGCCGAGGCTCGCACATGCTTTCTCACAGCGACCAACAGATGATCGGGAATCTGTTCTCTCCCTCATTATCCTGCATATATGTACGTAATGCTCagttatgtatgtgtatgttaaCATGTATAAACACTTTCTTTTGTTGCATTGTTCACAAAATGCAATGACCGCCAAAATTTACATTTCCCTTGATTCGAAGGAAATACTGTGTGATCAAGCCATCGTCTCGCTACTCAAACTGTTTGAGGATGGAGGACAAAGGGCTTTAGCGGGTGTGAAATGTTACTCCGGGGAACATGTGTGCCGTTTGTCTACCCCAAGTTATTCTCCTGATATGAagaatattatatttgtttataatctgaaaaaaagaagagagattatttattaacaaaGGCCATTACGTTCAAACTCAATAATACAAGGTGAAGATTTTGAAATGGTTTaaattcatgatttttttccctATGATTTTGCTACAAGTATACACATTAATTAACACACCATTTTTAGTTGTGCTCTTGTCCATTTCTGTGACTTTAACCCCTCATCTggtacaaaatacaaaatgtctCCATTTCCAGTCAAGCTaccattattcattttttaattattactttttttttctttccttcccTAGTaaacaattctgactttgttgTGGTAGTTTCTCATTTTGTTGTTGAATCATTTAGATTGTAAACAGTtcaaagtaaaagaaaaaaatacatgtatgtGGAATAAAGAATATTGATTTGTATTCTGATGTTGTATTTAGACTCATCTAATtgcatatatattacatttaaatttatattatttcacactGCTAAGTACAGTACTTCTTTGGATATGGTATGTTTTATATACTTTGAAAGacaatttaattacatataatttagGTGGTTTGCATTTAACTCTGCTGTCCAAACATTGTTAGGCAATCTGAGGTTGAACTAAAGAAATTGGATGAATCAGAGAAAATATACGTGAGGATAAGATGAAACTGAATGCTGATGaaataagatattttgcatGAATAATCTCCACAGCAGGAAGCACGTTATCTAGAGAAACATCTCTAGAAAAGCTGTTAACCCTGTGACATGAGGGAAATGAGTAGGCAAGATGCATCCATCATGCTACATCCATCCTACATCCATCATGCCGATGAACAATGTGTTCAGAAACACACTAGGCATGAAAATCACAGTGGATGATAGCACTAATTATACAAATTGACAAGGGAGAGATGTTTTTATTGCTTCTTAATTGTTGGTTAGAACTTTTTGTCCTCTTTTTCCCTATAgcctttctcaaaaaaaaaagtcagaacacaaacatatgaagttACCTGCACAAGAGATATCTCGACGTCTTGAAACCAGGTCTATAAGGCTGAGCACTAACCATAAAGCCACCTGTCAAAGCAGAATTCCCACTACTGCCAAGGGAGACCTAATTTGAGACCCTGGTCTGTTTTGTAATTCTATTGATTTCCCTAAAGACACTATGGGGTTATTGGCCAACATTAGGAATATTCTAATTTCTCTAATCCCAGTCAAGCCCAAAGGACCATATGCAAAAACTGTTTCATTGGCCCTTTTCACTCCTTTTGGTCTGTGTTATTGCGGTCCCTCTGGACACAAAGAAGGACACTCACGCTATTGCctgagaaaaactaaaattaggTTGACTACGGTTAATGGGTCAGATGCTGCCATTTTCAACGCAAGGGGATTAGAAAAACTACTTCACAAAAACACGCTCACAACAGCACACATAGACGTCCCTAAATTAATCATCTGTGACCTAATAAGTCCCTACAAAGTCCTTTCTCAAACTACATGTCTAACTCAAACTTTAAATTTGATGtgttaaatattataatcttGTGTTCGACATGGCAAATCCCCTAAAAATAGTCCCGCCTGCTTTATTCTTTGTGAtcttttgtaataatgtcagcATACTtattgtcaagtcaagtcaagtcacctttatttatatagcgcttttacaatacagattgtgtcaaagcacttaacagtatcaaattggaggatagagtgtcagtaatgtataatgataagattaaacactcaattttcaattttcagttaaaggcatttcattattgaattcagagatgtcattgtctagctctgtttagtttagtttaaatagtatctgtgcaatcaaatcggcgataatcgctagaaattaagtatccccaactgagcaagccagaggcgacattGTCTCAGGAATATTATTGTCTCAATATTCCTGATGCCAGTTTGCAGGTTGTTCCCTCAAACTCTCTTGCACCATCAAAGTGATTTTGACTTCCAGACTAGATTTTCTGACGTTTTGAATCTTGAGAATGCATATTTTTTAACCACTGCTTACAACAGGTCTTCACTAAACTTTGTACAGACCATCTTAAGGCTAGACTTGTCAAAAAATGTTGAAAGCTTTTTGATGTTCTAAACTGTTCACAAGTTACATATCAACCAAACAGGAAGTGAATTCTCTCTTTTTATAATCCATGAAGCTGTTTACAAGCAGTGGACACTGTTGTGGTAAACTAATTATGATGTCTGGCATCATATGGAGTACTGTATTCTCCGAGAATCCCAGGAtcagggtatgaataatttatacGTTTGCATGGTTTCATTGTTTGCCAgttttatttacactgttttgatGTAATCTGGAGTTCATTCTCTACTCAAAATTATCTGTTTGGGCTCAAAAATTGTTGTTGATTGTTACTGTTATTGTGTTTTGTTGGTTAGAAAACATACTTTCAGCCATTTGCATGGTTTGACACATGCCTTGAAAGTCCACCatgtgcaatatatatatatatatatatatattagatgaTTACATggcatttaaattatattaagtacCATCACATCAGATTTTTAAGTAcaagttctgtcatgacaactcggAAAGTTTAGCATGGAAGTATACATGGAAATGTTAATGAGTTTGGTCTTGGCAGAATAGATCTGCAACAGAGCAAGTATACTGAGACTTGCTCCCGCCAGTACATCCacagacatgctgctgtgagcatgtaataaatactgctgctgcacatataacacacATGAAATAACCCCACATATATCGCGTACATTAAATTACCCcttagcagatctatacaggtggagctgggggaggtagagggtttctgaagcatgctgcaactgctacagcaagcaccgGCCAAGTAtctgaatgttgagcagcaagctcattggctgctgatgcAACTAGAACCAATTGGCTGCACCATGTGAATAATAATGTGATTATATCAGATTGAGGTAGAACCTGTTGACCTGTGGcttctagagtttcatgactgaactttatatttactgtaCTCTATGaactcaaatgttttgagttAGATTTGTTCACTTCAAAAAGTTaagtagattttatttattttattttaccatttaaatgtattcaaatatctTTCTAATCTTCTTTGATATTtgctaaatgtaaaataatgtttatgaatCATATCTGAGGTGTCGACAAAAATATTCTACACCTAAGTCTGATAGAAAATGTGGTAACTTTATTTTGaaggtcccttttgaacattctgttgacactaagtaatgttgcaactacatgtcaacaaactctcataagagtattagtagactgtctgcttcatatctactaactccttattatgttggtctcccaacagatattctactgactataagtaactttgcaagaacgtgtcaacttaatctaaccctaaccctaccagtcaactaatacactactaacactctaatgagagttagtagaaatgtaggtgcaacattacttatagtcaatagaatgtgttaaagggaccatcaaaataaagtgaaaccgaaaATGTCTATTTTATATCTTCTGTCGTTTTAAACAATTTGGCTCTGAGTTAAAAAAGCACATACCTCAGCTTGTTAATTAGAGAGCAAATTTAATTAGACAAACCCTGTAGGGCTGTTACTGAGGTACTGAGAAATATCTTCCAGGATGTCGTACAGAAAAACATTTAGCATGACTGAGTTTTATTTATGAGGTCTATAACTGTGTTCCAAAAGACCTCTGAGGCACCACTGACAATCTGAAGATGACTGAATTATGATTTGTTTATGCATAATGTTTAGTCTACAGTGTAGTCCCATATACAGATTCCATGTAAATCAGGTAAATGTCAGGTAAAGATATCATGTTATTACTGTCATACTTTCATGGAATACAGCATGAAGCTGCTGAAAGAGAATGTGTTTCGGGTACATAGCGTACAGTTCAGGAAACAAATGTTGTGACTGTGAGTCATTGTTTTGAGTAGTAGAGTTAGAAAAGgtgaaaatgttttctattgttTACTGTTTGATAGTCACAGTGTGAGGCAATGAACAAATTACACTTATAAGCTAGTTCtctttagtgaatcaaaaacatacagtacagcTATATTAGTCCAAATCCAGAACAAATGACtatcagctttttttttttttagaaaatcaaAAGCATAAAGCACAACTAGTCCAGTTCCCAAATGAATAATTCTAATGAGCAggttatttttagttaaaaacatgcAGCAAATCCATATTGGTCCAACTCAAGAATGACTGACTATTGCGggttctttttaataaatcaaaaacataaagcGTGGCCATTGTAGTTCAGTTACACAATGAAAGACCCCTAAGAGCCAGTTCTGTTTAGTAATTATTTTCAAAGACAGAGAGCACAatcagtgtagtctgattcctaaataaattatactctttttaatgaatcaaacaCATCTAAATAAACTGTATTGATATTGACTAGTTATTTATATGGCCATGTGTAGTTAAAGATGTGTTCTGTCAGtagcattttataaatattaaaaaaatatatatataattaaataaatcaatttatttgtttagtatGTTGCTTGTTACGTGAATTTAGCCATAAGGAACATAAATTGTTAAATTCTTCCCAATTTCCATCCCTTATCATCTTTCTggatatatttactatatatttgaGAACATGTCTATCCTTGACTCTCAGTCAGACTGAAAGGCCTTCACCTCTGCCCGGAAAGATCAATGTTCCATACGAGAGTTTTATTTAGTCTCGTCACTTGCCCTGTAATTGGGCAGAAGTCTGTTTACCTCAGGTTCCCTATTAGAGTTTCctcaaaattcatttttgtgaagacCTACTTAGGAGACTCCCAACACTGCCATCAGTTTTTCTACTAAACAAAAcctagaataataataaaaaaaaa harbors:
- the lingo2 gene encoding leucine-rich repeat and immunoglobulin-like domain-containing nogo receptor-interacting protein 2 isoform X1; translated protein: MKRRKKLSHDSMVDCLSRVMLHTAVSCWQPLLGLALVAVFVGSTLACPARCECSAQSRSVICHRKRYNTIPDGVPTETRILDLSKNRIPAVNPDDFSVYPHIEELDLSGNIIAYVEPGAFNSLYSLHTLSLKSNRIKLLSLGVFSGLSNLTNLDISDNKVVILVDYMFQDLRNLRSLEVGDNELVYISHRAFSGLLSLESLTLERCNLTVVPTDALSHLHNLVSLHMRYLSISSLHPYSFKKLFHLRHLEIDNWPSLDLVPANSLHGLNLTTLSITNTNLSSFPYQALRHLPYLTHLNLSYSRIRTVEGGLLQDLVRLRELRLAGSQLVSIEPYAFQGIRWLHSLNVSHNRLDTLERGVFHAPEALEVLLINNNPLVCDCRLMWLLQRRHSISFGDTQPECSTPEGIHGRPFKEFKETLLSYYVTCTKPKIRENRTQMVSVEEGQSARLHCSAEGTPRPTISWVTPRRRHLTNRSHGRVTVQNNGSLDIKAAEVQDDGVYMCVASNTAGNDTLMVSLAVKSLGSLYANRTQHYTDTSNATANGTNLPNVTFGLDLKTILVSTAMGCFTFLGVVLFCFLLLFVWSRGKGKHKNNIDIEYVPRSKSNGTSAEEADQGAGPRRFNMKMI
- the lingo2 gene encoding leucine-rich repeat and immunoglobulin-like domain-containing nogo receptor-interacting protein 2 isoform X3, producing the protein MVDCLSRVMLHTAVSCWQPLLGLALVAVFVGSTLACPARCECSAQSRSVICHRKRYNTIPDGVPTETRILDLSKNRIPAVNPDDFSVYPHIEELDLSGNIIAYVEPGAFNSLYSLHTLSLKSNRIKLLSLGVFSGLSNLTNLDISDNKVVILVDYMFQDLRNLRSLEVGDNELVYISHRAFSGLLSLESLTLERCNLTVVPTDALSHLHNLVSLHMRYLSISSLHPYSFKKLFHLRHLEIDNWPSLDLVPANSLHGLNLTTLSITNTNLSSFPYQALRHLPYLTHLNLSYSRIRTVEGGLLQDLVRLRELRLAGSQLVSIEPYAFQGIRWLHSLNVSHNRLDTLERGVFHAPEALEVLLINNNPLVCDCRLMWLLQRRHSISFGDTQPECSTPEGIHGRPFKEFKETLLSYYVTCTKPKIRENRTQMVSVEEGQSARLHCSAEGTPRPTISWVTPRRRHLTNRSHGRVTVQNNGSLDIKAAEVQDDGVYMCVASNTAGNDTLMVSLAVKSLGSLYANRTQHYTDTSNATANGTNLPNVTFGLDLKTILVSTAMGCFTFLGVVLFCFLLLFVWSRGKGKHKNNIDIEYVPRSKSNGTSAEEADQGAGPRRFNMKMI
- the lingo2 gene encoding leucine-rich repeat and immunoglobulin-like domain-containing nogo receptor-interacting protein 2 isoform X2, which translates into the protein MSPELSHDSMVDCLSRVMLHTAVSCWQPLLGLALVAVFVGSTLACPARCECSAQSRSVICHRKRYNTIPDGVPTETRILDLSKNRIPAVNPDDFSVYPHIEELDLSGNIIAYVEPGAFNSLYSLHTLSLKSNRIKLLSLGVFSGLSNLTNLDISDNKVVILVDYMFQDLRNLRSLEVGDNELVYISHRAFSGLLSLESLTLERCNLTVVPTDALSHLHNLVSLHMRYLSISSLHPYSFKKLFHLRHLEIDNWPSLDLVPANSLHGLNLTTLSITNTNLSSFPYQALRHLPYLTHLNLSYSRIRTVEGGLLQDLVRLRELRLAGSQLVSIEPYAFQGIRWLHSLNVSHNRLDTLERGVFHAPEALEVLLINNNPLVCDCRLMWLLQRRHSISFGDTQPECSTPEGIHGRPFKEFKETLLSYYVTCTKPKIRENRTQMVSVEEGQSARLHCSAEGTPRPTISWVTPRRRHLTNRSHGRVTVQNNGSLDIKAAEVQDDGVYMCVASNTAGNDTLMVSLAVKSLGSLYANRTQHYTDTSNATANGTNLPNVTFGLDLKTILVSTAMGCFTFLGVVLFCFLLLFVWSRGKGKHKNNIDIEYVPRSKSNGTSAEEADQGAGPRRFNMKMI